One region of Roseimicrobium gellanilyticum genomic DNA includes:
- a CDS encoding HAD-IIIC family phosphatase translates to MEIAAQYRALKKEGRLQEALLLARREMASLEPNAISQLGKMLQRDLCTGRQDSAEIATGASTVKPLRVFVAGQCTTTYLLPMLVAWAWADGMHVQVSDAEYDQVVQSLMALKVEDAPDVIVVLPWNQRLLAHDSRSSAQRIEDEVAFLQQCWAQVARLKCKLVQVSYDWMGVGALGYGLSSRHDHEGDVSLIQRVNASLRAALPAGTYLVDLKHISSWHGKSRFYDERNYHWLKQPFSPEGLSVMARHIAAGIRVLTAGRKKVLVLDLDNTLWGGVVGELGAHGVATAAGSTEGEAFLAFQKHVKQLRKSGVLLAVCSKNNDADAREPFEKNPHIVLRMEDFAAFHASWDTKPERLRQIALELNLGLDSFVFFDDNPVERAHVRAELPEVLVPEVPADPSLYVRVLQETLAFEAVGLTSADAERAAQYTAENSRKQSLGVAASPEEYLASLEMGAEILPISAENIDRVVDLITKTNQFNLTTRRHSRAKVEEMAGTPGAVCFAVQLADRFGDYGIISVVLSVPDEDSTAGEALRLDTWLMSCRAMGRTVEHLVMNHLVERATAAGYVQLLGEYLPTPKNTPVKALLPGFGFHTDAAAGRGESWHSLSLTTAPVQSTQVRLLITENA, encoded by the coding sequence ATGGAAATTGCCGCCCAGTACCGTGCGCTGAAGAAGGAAGGCCGTCTGCAGGAGGCGCTGCTGCTGGCTCGGCGGGAGATGGCCTCGCTGGAGCCAAATGCGATTTCACAGCTTGGGAAGATGCTGCAGAGGGATCTGTGCACGGGGAGGCAGGACTCGGCTGAGATTGCGACGGGTGCCTCCACGGTAAAGCCCTTGCGAGTCTTCGTCGCAGGGCAGTGCACCACCACGTATCTGCTGCCCATGCTCGTGGCATGGGCGTGGGCGGATGGCATGCATGTGCAGGTGAGTGATGCGGAGTACGATCAGGTGGTACAGTCGCTCATGGCTCTGAAGGTGGAGGATGCGCCCGATGTCATTGTGGTGCTCCCGTGGAACCAGCGGTTGCTTGCGCATGATTCGCGCAGTTCGGCGCAGCGCATTGAGGACGAGGTGGCGTTTCTCCAGCAGTGCTGGGCGCAGGTGGCGCGGCTGAAGTGCAAACTCGTGCAGGTGTCCTATGACTGGATGGGCGTGGGTGCGCTGGGGTATGGCCTCTCCTCACGGCATGATCACGAGGGGGATGTGTCCCTCATCCAGCGCGTGAATGCCTCCCTGCGTGCAGCCCTGCCGGCGGGCACGTATCTGGTGGACCTGAAGCATATCAGCTCCTGGCATGGGAAGTCACGCTTCTACGACGAGCGGAACTATCACTGGCTGAAGCAGCCTTTCTCACCGGAAGGGCTCTCCGTGATGGCACGGCATATCGCAGCAGGCATCCGCGTGCTCACCGCCGGGCGCAAGAAGGTGCTCGTGCTCGATCTCGATAACACCCTGTGGGGCGGCGTGGTGGGTGAACTGGGCGCGCATGGCGTTGCGACCGCCGCAGGCTCGACCGAGGGCGAGGCGTTCCTCGCGTTTCAAAAACATGTGAAGCAGCTCCGGAAGTCCGGCGTGCTGCTCGCGGTGTGCTCGAAGAATAACGACGCGGATGCGCGCGAGCCTTTTGAGAAGAATCCGCACATCGTACTGCGCATGGAGGACTTTGCGGCCTTCCACGCTTCCTGGGATACGAAGCCGGAGCGCCTGCGCCAGATCGCACTCGAGCTGAACCTGGGGCTGGATAGCTTCGTCTTCTTCGATGACAATCCGGTGGAGCGCGCGCATGTGCGTGCGGAACTGCCGGAGGTGCTGGTGCCTGAAGTGCCTGCGGATCCCTCTCTGTATGTGCGTGTGCTGCAGGAGACGCTCGCGTTTGAAGCGGTGGGACTCACGAGCGCGGATGCAGAGCGCGCGGCGCAGTACACAGCAGAGAACTCGCGGAAGCAGTCTCTGGGCGTCGCGGCCTCGCCGGAGGAGTATCTCGCTTCCTTGGAAATGGGCGCAGAGATCCTACCCATCAGTGCGGAGAACATCGATCGTGTGGTGGACCTCATCACGAAGACGAACCAGTTCAACCTCACCACGCGCAGGCATTCGCGCGCGAAGGTGGAGGAGATGGCGGGCACGCCGGGTGCGGTGTGCTTTGCCGTGCAACTGGCCGACAGATTCGGCGATTACGGCATCATCTCCGTGGTGCTCTCTGTGCCGGATGAAGACTCTACCGCAGGAGAAGCGCTACGCCTTGATACCTGGCTCATGAGCTGCCGCGCCATGGGTCGCACCGTGGAGCACCTGGTGATGAATCACCTCGTGGAGCGTGCCACTGCGGCCGGATATGTGCAGCTGCTGGGCGAGTACCTGCCCACGCCGAAGAATACGCCAGTAAAGGCGCTGCTCCCGGGCTTCGGATTCCACACGGATGCGGCGGCGGGTCGTGGAGAAAGCTGGCACTCTTTGAGCTTGACTACGGCCCCGGTCCAGAGCACGCAAGTCCGTCTCCTGATCACGGAGAACGCCTGA
- a CDS encoding MBOAT family O-acyltransferase translates to MLFNSFDYVLFFPLVFALYWAVPFRAQQALLLVASYLFYGWWGFFEPKLSGWEKVLPLVLLAVSTIFTHVCAKAVYALPEESRRRRIWFWIGVAANIGMLGYFKYRGFFLENVNALGAQFGWTTTPVVMQFILPAGISFYTFQGLSYLIDVDGGSQKPAEKVWDFALFHAFFPQLVAGPIERSRNLLPQLTAPRTLTPEQLWSGLQLIIIGYVKKVAIADAIAPMTREAFSNPASQTGVGLMLALYLFALQIYGDFSGYSDIARGCARLLGVNLMVNFRQPYFARNITEFWERWHISLSTWLRDYVFVPLCRQFRGKKWLNFNLFLTMLISGIWHGASWNFVMWGVVLGLMLVAHKLWSGPKASKHPHRPKNAREWLVQVSGMVLTFHCVCLTLIFVKTASLAHAWAFITGIFRGGAIAPDIMALWYVVFYGLVVLFLDFPCWWRDRELPVADTASPWRRGVTYGGLLLLLAFLGEMEGVSFVYFQF, encoded by the coding sequence ATGCTGTTCAATTCGTTCGACTACGTTCTCTTTTTCCCGCTCGTCTTCGCCTTGTACTGGGCGGTGCCGTTTCGCGCGCAGCAGGCGCTGCTGCTGGTGGCGAGCTATCTCTTCTATGGATGGTGGGGCTTCTTTGAGCCCAAGCTGAGCGGTTGGGAGAAGGTGCTGCCTCTGGTGCTGCTCGCAGTCTCCACCATCTTCACGCATGTGTGTGCGAAGGCGGTGTATGCGCTGCCGGAGGAGTCGAGGCGGAGACGCATCTGGTTCTGGATAGGTGTGGCGGCGAATATCGGGATGCTCGGCTACTTCAAATACCGCGGCTTCTTCCTGGAGAATGTGAATGCGCTGGGTGCGCAGTTTGGGTGGACCACCACGCCTGTGGTCATGCAATTCATCCTACCCGCGGGTATCAGCTTCTACACGTTTCAAGGTCTCTCGTATCTGATCGATGTCGATGGCGGCTCGCAGAAGCCAGCGGAGAAGGTGTGGGACTTCGCGCTCTTCCACGCGTTCTTCCCGCAGCTCGTGGCAGGCCCGATTGAACGCAGCCGCAATCTGCTGCCGCAGCTCACGGCACCGCGTACGCTCACGCCCGAGCAGCTCTGGAGCGGGCTGCAGCTCATCATCATTGGCTATGTGAAGAAGGTGGCGATTGCCGATGCCATCGCGCCGATGACGCGTGAGGCCTTTTCGAATCCGGCCTCACAGACAGGTGTGGGGCTCATGCTGGCGCTGTATCTCTTTGCCCTGCAGATCTACGGCGATTTCTCCGGGTATAGTGACATTGCCCGCGGCTGTGCACGCCTGCTCGGAGTGAATCTCATGGTGAACTTCCGCCAGCCATACTTCGCGCGGAACATCACCGAGTTCTGGGAGCGCTGGCACATCTCGCTCTCCACGTGGCTGAGGGACTATGTCTTCGTACCGCTATGCCGCCAGTTCCGCGGGAAGAAATGGCTCAACTTCAATCTCTTCCTCACCATGCTCATCTCCGGCATCTGGCATGGGGCCTCGTGGAACTTCGTCATGTGGGGTGTGGTGCTGGGCCTCATGCTCGTGGCGCATAAGCTGTGGTCCGGGCCGAAGGCGAGCAAGCATCCACATCGCCCGAAGAATGCGCGTGAGTGGCTGGTGCAGGTCAGCGGCATGGTGCTCACCTTCCACTGCGTGTGCCTCACGCTCATCTTCGTGAAGACGGCGTCACTCGCGCATGCGTGGGCATTCATCACCGGAATTTTCAGAGGCGGTGCCATCGCACCGGACATCATGGCGCTGTGGTATGTGGTCTTCTATGGGCTCGTAGTCCTCTTCCTCGACTTCCCCTGCTGGTGGCGGGATCGCGAGCTGCCTGTGGCGGACACGGCTTCACCGTGGAGACGTGGCGTGACCTATGGTGGACTGCTGTTGCTGCTGGCTTTCCTTGGCGAGATGGAAGGGGTGTCGTTTGTGTATTTCCAGTTTTGA